From a region of the Mytilus galloprovincialis chromosome 3, xbMytGall1.hap1.1, whole genome shotgun sequence genome:
- the LOC143068405 gene encoding mediator of RNA polymerase II transcription subunit 6-like: MSLDKDNPLGISWHDTAWIPLLNPNNILDYFGERSNPFYDRTCNNEIIKMQRLSQDQLNNMTGLEYMLLHVQEPILYVVRKQHRHSPQQVTPLADYYIIAGVVYQAPDLGSVINSRLLNTLFNLQSAFVEAQSFSRYTPSKGYWWEFSDQEDKSEKSDSKEKKEEPSSVFQRQRVDLLLGELARKFPPKVVPPTQPEVKEEPVKQEPVIKQEIKQERPDDKSNTSIKPPPDKKPKLMR; this comes from the exons ATGTCTTTAGATAAGG ATAATCCATTAGGAATAAGTTGGCATGATACAGCATGGATACCACTACTGAATCCAAACAACATCCTGGATTATTTCGGTGAAAGAAGTAACCCATTCTATGATAGAACTTGCAATAATGAGATTATCAAGATGCAAAGACTAAGTCAAGATCAACTCAA taATATGACAGGATTAGAGTATATGTTGTTACATGTACAAGAACCAATTTTGTATGTTGTTAGGAAGCAACACAGACATTCTCCACAGCAAG TGACGCCCTTAGCAGATTACTATATCATAGCTGGAGTGGTATATCAAGCACCTGATTTAGGATCTGTTATTAATTCTAGATTG cTAAATACACTGTTTAATCTGCAATCAGCATTTGTAGAAG CACAGTCATTTTCAAGATATACACCATCAAAAGGGTATTGGTGGGAGTTCTCAGACCAAGAAGATAAATCAG AGAAAAGTGATTCtaaagaaaagaaagaagaacCTAGCTCAGTTTTCCAAAGACAGAGAGTTGATTTATTACTTGGAGAACTTGCCAGGAAATTTCCACCTAAAGTTGTTCCACCAACACAGCCAGAAGTTAAAG aaGAACCAGTAAAACAGGAACCAGTTATTAAACAAGAGATAAAACAAGAGAGACCAGATGACAAGTCGAATACATCTATAAAACCACCTCCAGACAAAAAACCCAAATTAATGAGATGA